A single genomic interval of Oncorhynchus gorbuscha isolate QuinsamMale2020 ecotype Even-year linkage group LG25, OgorEven_v1.0, whole genome shotgun sequence harbors:
- the LOC124014317 gene encoding thyroid receptor-interacting protein 6-like isoform X1, translating to MSGPNWLPPKTPGSPERPVPQMSDSGPAVYRQPPKKVSSDTRPKYVVYDQNGGGMATRYLATSPTAGPMQHHQEDSGFHPNSNDHYYQPLPQGLDEDQSLNLHMDRYQLMHWETPEKLIRHHSSSDAEIDSLTCMLAEQDSHTLNGTQLYHNVPYNKYILGDHYRPSAQPGAPSQGQLFMGFPPQSTDYSIPPNPSDPHQGLQYFPQTDENDTEVSKSYPQPFPASYNTASTRTGPRFSLQVKTAQTVTYFQTGRQAGQAYTPSPHRQHALWSPPRNPTGRQGWFPRHPASQVQELHSERGYKGSAAGFGGRATQCPTSNGVTETHQSGSAPSSAYQPSKQGTAAPRPEEELGQPTKKFVYDMNHPPTEEDFGCCARCGDKVLDDGSDCITMEQVFHVDCFTCVTCQAHLRGQPFYAIDKQSHCRSCYISILERCCMCSKPILDRVLWSMGNAYHPRCFNCVVCGCCLDGVPFTVDATSQIHCIDDFHRKFAPRCSVCGQAIIPRPGQDETISIVALDRNFHVNCYVCEECGLLLSSEGEERCCYPLDGHILCKGCSAQHILNPSDKISTDC from the exons ATGTCTGGTCCTAACTGGCTGCCCCCGAAGACTCCTGGTAGCCCGGAGAGACCCGTCCCCCAGATGTCGGACTCTGGACCGGCCGTGTACAGACAGCCGCCCAAGAAGGTCTCCTCGGACACCCGGCCCAAGTATGTTGTCTATGACCAGAACGGAGGAGGAATGGCCACTAGGTACTTGGCTACTAGTCCTACTG CTGGGCCCATGCAGCACCACCAAGAGGACTCAGGGTTTCACCCTAACTCTAATGACCACTACTACCAACCACTTCCCCAAGGTCTTGACGAAGACCAATCCTTGAACCTTCACATGGACCGCTACCAGCTGATG CACTGGGAAACTCCTGAGAAGCTGATTAGACACCACTCCAGCAGTGATGCGGAGATTGACTCACTCACCTGCATGCTGGCTGAGCAGGACAGCCATACACTAAACGGCACACAG CTGTACCACAATGTGCCTTACAACAAATACATCTTGGGGGACCACTACAGACCCTCAGCCCAGCCAGGAGCCCCATCTCAGGGACAGCTGTTTATGGGTTTCCCACCTCAGTCCACAGACTATTCTATACCCCCAAACCCCAGTGATCCCCACCAGGGTCTCCAGTACTTCCCCCAGACAGATGAAAACGACACAGAGGTCTCCAAATCCTACCCCCAGCCTTTCCCTGCCTCCTACAATACCGCCTCCACCCGTACTGGCCCAAGGTTCAGTCTTCAGGTCAAAACAGCCCAAACTGTCACCTACTTCCAGACTGGTAGGCAAGCTGGGCAGGCTTACACCCCTTCCCCACACCGCCAGCATGCATTGTGGTCCCCGCCCAGGAATCCGACTGGCCGCCAGGGCTGGTTCCCTCGCCACCCTGCATCCCAAGTCCAGGAGCTGCACTCTGAGAGGGGTTACAAGGGGAGTGCTGCAGGGTTTGGAGGGAGAGCTACCCAGTGCCCCACATCCAATGGAGTCACAGAAACTCACCAGTCAGGCTCGGCACCAAGCTCCGCCTATCAGCCCAGCAAG CAGGGGACAGCAGCTCCGAGGCCAGAGGAAGAGTTGGGCCAGCCCACTAAGAAGTTTGTGTATGACATGAATCATCCCCCGACAGAGGAAGACTTTG GTTGCTGTGCACGTTGCGGCGACAAAGTCCTTGACGATGGCAGCGACTGTATCACCATGGAGCAGGTGTTTCATGTGGATTGTTTCACCTGTGTCACCTGCCAGGCTCATCTCCGGGGGCAACCGTTCTATGCTATTGACAAGCAGAGCCACTGCAGGAGCTGTTACATT agtATCCTAGAGCGCTGCTGCATGTGCTCCAAGCCCATCCTGGACCGTGTCCTGTGGTCCATGGGCAATGCCTACCACCCGCGCTGCTTCAACTGTGTTGTGTGTGGCTGCTGCCTGGACGGCGTGCCCTTCACCGTGGACGCCACCTCCCAGATCCACTGTATAGACGACTTCCACAG GAAGTTTGCCCCTCGCTGCTCAGTGTGTGGCCAGGCCATCATTCCCAGACCGGGCCAGGATGAGACTATCAGTATAGTGGCGCTGGACCGCAACTTCCACGTCAACTGCTATGTGTGTGAG GAGTGTGGTCTGCTCCTGTCCTCTGAGGGTGAGGAGCGATGCTGTTACCCCCTGGATGGTCACATCTTGTGTAAGGGCTGCAGCGCCCAGCACATCCTGAACCCCTCAGACAAAATCTCAACTGACTGCTAA
- the LOC124014317 gene encoding thyroid receptor-interacting protein 6-like isoform X2, giving the protein MSGPNWLPPKTPGSPERPVPQMSDSGPAVYRQPPKKVSSDTRPKYVVYDQNGGGMATRYLATSPTAGPMQHHQEDSGFHPNSNDHYYQPLPQGLDEDQSLNLHMDRYQLMHWETPEKLIRHHSSSDAEIDSLTCMLAEQDSHTLNGTQLYHNVPYNKYILGDHYRPSAQPGAPSQGQLFMGFPPQSTDYSIPPNPSDPHQGLQYFPQTDENDTEVSKSYPQPFPASYNTASTRTGPRFSLQVKTAQTVTYFQTGRQAGQAYTPSPHRQHALWSPPRNPTGRQGWFPRHPASQVQELHSERGYKGSAAGFGGRATQCPTSNGVTETHQSGSAPSSAYQPSKGTAAPRPEEELGQPTKKFVYDMNHPPTEEDFGCCARCGDKVLDDGSDCITMEQVFHVDCFTCVTCQAHLRGQPFYAIDKQSHCRSCYISILERCCMCSKPILDRVLWSMGNAYHPRCFNCVVCGCCLDGVPFTVDATSQIHCIDDFHRKFAPRCSVCGQAIIPRPGQDETISIVALDRNFHVNCYVCEECGLLLSSEGEERCCYPLDGHILCKGCSAQHILNPSDKISTDC; this is encoded by the exons ATGTCTGGTCCTAACTGGCTGCCCCCGAAGACTCCTGGTAGCCCGGAGAGACCCGTCCCCCAGATGTCGGACTCTGGACCGGCCGTGTACAGACAGCCGCCCAAGAAGGTCTCCTCGGACACCCGGCCCAAGTATGTTGTCTATGACCAGAACGGAGGAGGAATGGCCACTAGGTACTTGGCTACTAGTCCTACTG CTGGGCCCATGCAGCACCACCAAGAGGACTCAGGGTTTCACCCTAACTCTAATGACCACTACTACCAACCACTTCCCCAAGGTCTTGACGAAGACCAATCCTTGAACCTTCACATGGACCGCTACCAGCTGATG CACTGGGAAACTCCTGAGAAGCTGATTAGACACCACTCCAGCAGTGATGCGGAGATTGACTCACTCACCTGCATGCTGGCTGAGCAGGACAGCCATACACTAAACGGCACACAG CTGTACCACAATGTGCCTTACAACAAATACATCTTGGGGGACCACTACAGACCCTCAGCCCAGCCAGGAGCCCCATCTCAGGGACAGCTGTTTATGGGTTTCCCACCTCAGTCCACAGACTATTCTATACCCCCAAACCCCAGTGATCCCCACCAGGGTCTCCAGTACTTCCCCCAGACAGATGAAAACGACACAGAGGTCTCCAAATCCTACCCCCAGCCTTTCCCTGCCTCCTACAATACCGCCTCCACCCGTACTGGCCCAAGGTTCAGTCTTCAGGTCAAAACAGCCCAAACTGTCACCTACTTCCAGACTGGTAGGCAAGCTGGGCAGGCTTACACCCCTTCCCCACACCGCCAGCATGCATTGTGGTCCCCGCCCAGGAATCCGACTGGCCGCCAGGGCTGGTTCCCTCGCCACCCTGCATCCCAAGTCCAGGAGCTGCACTCTGAGAGGGGTTACAAGGGGAGTGCTGCAGGGTTTGGAGGGAGAGCTACCCAGTGCCCCACATCCAATGGAGTCACAGAAACTCACCAGTCAGGCTCGGCACCAAGCTCCGCCTATCAGCCCAGCAAG GGGACAGCAGCTCCGAGGCCAGAGGAAGAGTTGGGCCAGCCCACTAAGAAGTTTGTGTATGACATGAATCATCCCCCGACAGAGGAAGACTTTG GTTGCTGTGCACGTTGCGGCGACAAAGTCCTTGACGATGGCAGCGACTGTATCACCATGGAGCAGGTGTTTCATGTGGATTGTTTCACCTGTGTCACCTGCCAGGCTCATCTCCGGGGGCAACCGTTCTATGCTATTGACAAGCAGAGCCACTGCAGGAGCTGTTACATT agtATCCTAGAGCGCTGCTGCATGTGCTCCAAGCCCATCCTGGACCGTGTCCTGTGGTCCATGGGCAATGCCTACCACCCGCGCTGCTTCAACTGTGTTGTGTGTGGCTGCTGCCTGGACGGCGTGCCCTTCACCGTGGACGCCACCTCCCAGATCCACTGTATAGACGACTTCCACAG GAAGTTTGCCCCTCGCTGCTCAGTGTGTGGCCAGGCCATCATTCCCAGACCGGGCCAGGATGAGACTATCAGTATAGTGGCGCTGGACCGCAACTTCCACGTCAACTGCTATGTGTGTGAG GAGTGTGGTCTGCTCCTGTCCTCTGAGGGTGAGGAGCGATGCTGTTACCCCCTGGATGGTCACATCTTGTGTAAGGGCTGCAGCGCCCAGCACATCCTGAACCCCTCAGACAAAATCTCAACTGACTGCTAA
- the LOC124014317 gene encoding thyroid receptor-interacting protein 6-like isoform X3, with the protein MQHHQEDSGFHPNSNDHYYQPLPQGLDEDQSLNLHMDRYQLMHWETPEKLIRHHSSSDAEIDSLTCMLAEQDSHTLNGTQLYHNVPYNKYILGDHYRPSAQPGAPSQGQLFMGFPPQSTDYSIPPNPSDPHQGLQYFPQTDENDTEVSKSYPQPFPASYNTASTRTGPRFSLQVKTAQTVTYFQTGRQAGQAYTPSPHRQHALWSPPRNPTGRQGWFPRHPASQVQELHSERGYKGSAAGFGGRATQCPTSNGVTETHQSGSAPSSAYQPSKQGTAAPRPEEELGQPTKKFVYDMNHPPTEEDFGCCARCGDKVLDDGSDCITMEQVFHVDCFTCVTCQAHLRGQPFYAIDKQSHCRSCYISILERCCMCSKPILDRVLWSMGNAYHPRCFNCVVCGCCLDGVPFTVDATSQIHCIDDFHRKFAPRCSVCGQAIIPRPGQDETISIVALDRNFHVNCYVCEECGLLLSSEGEERCCYPLDGHILCKGCSAQHILNPSDKISTDC; encoded by the exons ATGCAGCACCACCAAGAGGACTCAGGGTTTCACCCTAACTCTAATGACCACTACTACCAACCACTTCCCCAAGGTCTTGACGAAGACCAATCCTTGAACCTTCACATGGACCGCTACCAGCTGATG CACTGGGAAACTCCTGAGAAGCTGATTAGACACCACTCCAGCAGTGATGCGGAGATTGACTCACTCACCTGCATGCTGGCTGAGCAGGACAGCCATACACTAAACGGCACACAG CTGTACCACAATGTGCCTTACAACAAATACATCTTGGGGGACCACTACAGACCCTCAGCCCAGCCAGGAGCCCCATCTCAGGGACAGCTGTTTATGGGTTTCCCACCTCAGTCCACAGACTATTCTATACCCCCAAACCCCAGTGATCCCCACCAGGGTCTCCAGTACTTCCCCCAGACAGATGAAAACGACACAGAGGTCTCCAAATCCTACCCCCAGCCTTTCCCTGCCTCCTACAATACCGCCTCCACCCGTACTGGCCCAAGGTTCAGTCTTCAGGTCAAAACAGCCCAAACTGTCACCTACTTCCAGACTGGTAGGCAAGCTGGGCAGGCTTACACCCCTTCCCCACACCGCCAGCATGCATTGTGGTCCCCGCCCAGGAATCCGACTGGCCGCCAGGGCTGGTTCCCTCGCCACCCTGCATCCCAAGTCCAGGAGCTGCACTCTGAGAGGGGTTACAAGGGGAGTGCTGCAGGGTTTGGAGGGAGAGCTACCCAGTGCCCCACATCCAATGGAGTCACAGAAACTCACCAGTCAGGCTCGGCACCAAGCTCCGCCTATCAGCCCAGCAAG CAGGGGACAGCAGCTCCGAGGCCAGAGGAAGAGTTGGGCCAGCCCACTAAGAAGTTTGTGTATGACATGAATCATCCCCCGACAGAGGAAGACTTTG GTTGCTGTGCACGTTGCGGCGACAAAGTCCTTGACGATGGCAGCGACTGTATCACCATGGAGCAGGTGTTTCATGTGGATTGTTTCACCTGTGTCACCTGCCAGGCTCATCTCCGGGGGCAACCGTTCTATGCTATTGACAAGCAGAGCCACTGCAGGAGCTGTTACATT agtATCCTAGAGCGCTGCTGCATGTGCTCCAAGCCCATCCTGGACCGTGTCCTGTGGTCCATGGGCAATGCCTACCACCCGCGCTGCTTCAACTGTGTTGTGTGTGGCTGCTGCCTGGACGGCGTGCCCTTCACCGTGGACGCCACCTCCCAGATCCACTGTATAGACGACTTCCACAG GAAGTTTGCCCCTCGCTGCTCAGTGTGTGGCCAGGCCATCATTCCCAGACCGGGCCAGGATGAGACTATCAGTATAGTGGCGCTGGACCGCAACTTCCACGTCAACTGCTATGTGTGTGAG GAGTGTGGTCTGCTCCTGTCCTCTGAGGGTGAGGAGCGATGCTGTTACCCCCTGGATGGTCACATCTTGTGTAAGGGCTGCAGCGCCCAGCACATCCTGAACCCCTCAGACAAAATCTCAACTGACTGCTAA